In Flavobacterium gelatinilyticum, a genomic segment contains:
- a CDS encoding single-stranded DNA-binding protein — translation MNGTLNKVMLIGHLGDDVKMHYFDGGNCIGRFQLATNEVYINKTTNEKITSTEWHNLVVRNKAAEICEKYLSKGDKIYIEGRIKSRQWQAEDGTTKYTTEIQVTEFTFLTTKKETANHKPNQDTEPAKSTNFDASNEGLPINDLPF, via the coding sequence ATGAACGGAACATTAAACAAGGTTATGCTTATTGGTCATTTGGGCGATGATGTAAAGATGCACTATTTCGACGGAGGGAACTGCATTGGGCGTTTTCAACTGGCAACAAATGAAGTTTATATTAATAAAACGACCAATGAGAAAATAACTTCAACAGAATGGCATAACCTGGTTGTGCGTAATAAGGCTGCTGAAATTTGTGAAAAATATCTTTCAAAAGGAGATAAGATATATATAGAAGGAAGGATAAAATCGAGACAATGGCAGGCCGAAGACGGTACTACTAAATATACTACCGAAATTCAGGTGACTGAGTTTACTTTTCTGACAACTAAAAAAGAAACTGCAAATCATAAACCAAATCAGGATACAGAACCGGCAAAAAGTACTAACTTTGATGCTTCAAACGAAGGGCTTCCTATAAATGACCTGCCCTTTTGA
- a CDS encoding ribonuclease E/G: protein MNKELIIRSSSEAVDFALLKDGKLIELHKEEEKSNFQVGDIFIAKIRKPVAGLNAAFVNVGFEKDAFLHYHDLGPNLASQLKFIKLVSAGKIKDFSLKTFQFEKEIDKDGIITDILSANQSVLVQVVKEPISTKGPRISAELSLAGRFIVLVPFSDRVSISQKIEDKKEKDRLKKLVLSIKPKGFGVIVRTVAEGKNVAELEKDLQNLLGRWSAMCKKLPTAHHPSKVLGELNRASSILRDVFNDTFSGIQIDDEELYHQTKEYLQEIAPSKQSIVKFYQSNDTPIFEKYNIERQIKTSFGRTVSMSKGAYLIIEHTEALHVIDVNSGNRSNKATNQEDTAMEVNMIAAAEIARQLRLRDMGGIIVVDFIDMSNPENRKVLFDFLREEMSDDKAKHKILPPSKFGLVQITRQRVRPEVNIKTREEDPNKHNGEIEAPILIIDRITSDLERLLKTHNKVVLNTHPFVAAYLSKGFPSLRSKWFFEHKKWVKIIPRDAYTYLEYHFYDNKGNVISE, encoded by the coding sequence GTGAATAAAGAATTAATCATTAGATCTAGTTCTGAAGCCGTAGATTTTGCCTTATTAAAAGATGGAAAACTAATTGAATTACACAAAGAAGAAGAGAAAAGCAACTTTCAGGTTGGTGATATTTTTATTGCCAAAATACGAAAACCAGTTGCCGGGCTTAATGCTGCTTTTGTAAATGTAGGCTTCGAAAAAGACGCCTTTTTACATTATCATGATTTAGGTCCAAACTTAGCTTCCCAACTGAAATTCATAAAACTTGTAAGCGCAGGTAAAATAAAAGATTTCTCCCTAAAAACCTTTCAGTTTGAAAAAGAGATTGACAAAGATGGCATCATTACTGATATTTTAAGTGCCAATCAATCTGTTTTAGTTCAAGTAGTTAAAGAACCTATATCGACCAAAGGACCCAGAATAAGTGCTGAGCTTTCTCTTGCCGGAAGATTTATCGTTCTAGTTCCTTTTTCGGACCGTGTTTCTATTTCTCAAAAAATAGAGGACAAAAAAGAAAAGGATCGTCTAAAAAAACTTGTACTATCGATCAAACCTAAAGGATTTGGTGTTATTGTTCGCACAGTAGCCGAAGGCAAAAACGTAGCCGAATTAGAAAAAGATTTGCAGAACCTGCTTGGCAGATGGTCTGCAATGTGTAAAAAATTACCAACTGCTCATCATCCATCAAAAGTATTAGGAGAGCTTAACAGAGCTTCTTCGATATTAAGAGATGTATTCAACGATACCTTCAGCGGTATTCAAATAGATGATGAAGAGTTGTACCATCAAACGAAGGAATATCTGCAGGAAATTGCACCTTCAAAACAATCGATTGTTAAGTTTTATCAATCAAATGACACTCCGATTTTTGAGAAATACAATATAGAGAGACAAATCAAAACTTCTTTTGGCAGAACCGTTTCTATGAGTAAAGGGGCTTACCTTATCATCGAACACACAGAAGCTCTTCATGTTATAGACGTAAACAGCGGCAACCGTTCGAATAAAGCCACTAATCAGGAAGATACTGCTATGGAAGTTAATATGATTGCCGCCGCAGAAATCGCTAGACAGCTTCGTCTGCGTGATATGGGCGGGATAATCGTAGTCGATTTTATCGATATGTCGAATCCGGAAAACAGGAAAGTCTTGTTCGACTTCTTGCGAGAAGAAATGAGCGACGATAAAGCAAAACATAAAATATTACCGCCAAGTAAATTTGGTTTGGTCCAGATTACAAGACAGCGAGTAAGACCAGAAGTGAATATCAAAACCAGAGAGGAAGATCCTAATAAACACAATGGCGAAATTGAAGCTCCAATTTTAATCATTGACAGAATCACCTCTGATTTAGAAAGACTTTTAAAAACCCACAATAAAGTTGTGCTTAATACACACCCGTTTGTGGCTGCATACCTCAGCAAAGGTTTTCCATCATTACGTTCAAAATGGTTTTTTGAACATAAAAAATGGGTGAAAATCATACCTCGTGACGCTTACACGTACTTAGAATACCATTTCTATGACAATAAAGGAAATGTTATTTCAGAATAA
- a CDS encoding HU family DNA-binding protein, with product MTKADIVAKISEKLGLEKGDVQATVETFMEEVKTSLETGDNVYLRGFGSFIVKTRAEKTGRNISKNTTIKIPAHNIPAFKPAKVFVEGVKTNNEAK from the coding sequence ATGACGAAAGCAGATATCGTAGCGAAAATTTCGGAGAAATTAGGTCTTGAAAAAGGAGATGTTCAAGCAACAGTAGAAACGTTTATGGAAGAAGTTAAAACTTCTTTAGAAACTGGAGACAATGTTTACCTAAGAGGTTTTGGTAGTTTTATTGTAAAAACAAGAGCTGAAAAGACTGGTAGAAACATTTCTAAAAACACTACAATTAAAATTCCAGCACACAACATCCCTGCATTTAAACCTGCAAAAGTATTTGTAGAAGGAGTAAAAACGAATAACGAAGCAAAATAA
- a CDS encoding transposase, translating into MEKEVFEAGQYYHVYNRGNNNENIFIEEKNYSYFLEKLKKYILPIADIYAYCLLKNHFHIVLRIKDKIDLPEKFKEKIHLPFSNLFNSYSKSINKMYGRNGSLFQEHLQRNRVEDEKYLKQLIIYVHLNPVKHRFTEFFANYLHSSYRAYLSAKSTSLDREFILELFYDLDNFKFAHNERRIIYDGVISEIDLQDE; encoded by the coding sequence TTGGAAAAGGAAGTTTTTGAGGCAGGACAATATTATCATGTTTACAATAGAGGAAATAATAATGAGAATATTTTTATCGAAGAAAAGAATTATAGCTATTTTCTAGAAAAGCTTAAAAAATATATTTTGCCCATTGCAGATATTTATGCTTATTGTTTGTTAAAGAATCATTTTCATATAGTTCTGAGAATAAAAGACAAGATTGATCTACCTGAAAAGTTCAAAGAAAAGATTCATTTGCCATTTTCTAATCTTTTTAATTCATATTCAAAAAGTATAAATAAAATGTATGGAAGAAATGGAAGTTTGTTTCAGGAACATTTGCAAAGAAATAGGGTTGAAGATGAAAAATATCTAAAGCAATTAATCATCTATGTTCATCTTAATCCAGTTAAACACAGATTTACAGAGTTCTTTGCAAATTATTTACATTCTTCTTACCGGGCTTATTTATCTGCGAAATCAACCAGTTTAGACCGTGAGTTTATTTTAGAGTTGTTTTACGATTTAGATAATTTTAAGTTCGCTCATAATGAAAGAAGAATTATTTACGACGGAGTAATAAGTGAAATAGATCTACAAGATGAATAG
- the pbpC gene encoding penicillin-binding protein 1C, with amino-acid sequence MKNKLKAFLQRIINWIKKNKIKSAIAFLLLLIYYFSIPRTLFKEPYSTVIESKEGELLGAKIARDGQWRFPAQDSVPDKFKKCIVYFEDEYFYKHPGFNPGAMINAFKQNRKAGKVVRGGSTLTQQVIRLSRKGKNRTYFEKIIEIILATRLELGYSKNEILEMYAAHAPFGGNVVGLEMASWRYFGVQSNQLSWAESAVLAVLPNAPSLIYPGKNQIKLLKKRNRLLLKLNEEGIIDKQTYELSIEEPLPQKPYDLPQIAPHLLQRVAKNEEGTRVKTTIDYALQNRVNQIARYYYNQYKQNEVHNLAILVIDVQNRNVMSYVGNSPADADHQKDVDIIDAPRSTGSILKPLLYGAMLDDGELLPNTLIADIPTQISGYTPQNFNLTFDGAVPAHRALSRSLNIPAVLMLQDFSVNKFYEELQKFKLRNINKTPDHYGLSLILGGAESNLWDLCRTYANLSSTVNYYTKNKGQYRTNEFTELNYKNDFKPDFGSETNQKNILGAGSIWLTYNAMEEVNRPEGDEAWKFYDSSLKIAWKTGTSFGNRDAWAIGTNSRYVVGIWVGNATGEGRPTLTGVTSAAPILFDVFNLLPRQRWFDTPYNDLAEVEVCRLSGYLAKDNCPKIKQWVTKKGKSTKVCPYHKTIHLDKTEQFQVNSSCENVDNIVTKSWFVLPPVMAWYYKSQHIEYLPLPPFKEGCEGTQTTTMDFIYPKANSKIYLTKDFNSNVQPVILKVAYSERDKELFWYIDDVYKATTKTFHELPITPTTGTHYITVVDASGNEIRRKIEIVR; translated from the coding sequence TTGAAAAATAAATTAAAAGCGTTTCTCCAGCGCATTATAAACTGGATAAAAAAGAATAAAATAAAATCAGCAATTGCATTTCTGCTCTTGCTGATTTACTATTTTTCGATACCCCGAACATTATTCAAAGAACCTTATTCAACCGTAATAGAAAGCAAAGAAGGAGAATTGTTAGGTGCTAAAATTGCACGCGACGGACAATGGCGTTTTCCGGCACAAGACAGCGTTCCGGACAAATTCAAGAAATGCATTGTTTATTTTGAAGACGAATATTTCTATAAACATCCCGGCTTTAATCCTGGTGCGATGATTAACGCTTTTAAACAAAATAGAAAAGCAGGGAAAGTAGTTCGAGGAGGAAGTACGCTGACGCAGCAAGTTATAAGATTATCCCGAAAAGGAAAAAACAGAACCTATTTCGAAAAGATAATAGAAATTATTCTCGCTACAAGATTAGAATTAGGCTATTCTAAAAATGAAATTCTCGAAATGTATGCAGCACACGCGCCGTTTGGAGGAAACGTTGTGGGGTTGGAAATGGCTTCATGGCGTTATTTTGGCGTTCAGTCGAATCAATTATCTTGGGCAGAAAGTGCAGTTTTGGCTGTTTTACCCAATGCGCCAAGTTTAATTTATCCAGGGAAAAATCAAATAAAGCTATTAAAAAAACGAAACCGACTTTTATTAAAACTCAATGAGGAAGGCATAATCGACAAGCAGACGTACGAACTTTCGATAGAAGAACCATTACCTCAAAAACCGTATGATCTACCTCAAATCGCACCGCATTTGCTTCAAAGAGTCGCTAAAAACGAAGAAGGAACAAGAGTCAAAACAACAATTGATTATGCACTTCAAAACAGAGTCAATCAAATTGCGAGATATTATTACAATCAATACAAACAGAATGAAGTTCATAATCTGGCCATTTTGGTAATCGATGTTCAGAACAGAAATGTAATGAGTTATGTTGGAAATTCTCCGGCAGATGCAGATCATCAAAAAGACGTAGATATTATTGATGCACCAAGAAGTACCGGAAGTATCTTAAAACCACTTTTATACGGTGCGATGTTAGACGATGGCGAATTACTGCCAAATACTTTAATTGCTGATATTCCAACACAGATTTCGGGTTATACACCGCAAAATTTCAATCTGACTTTTGACGGAGCAGTTCCTGCACATCGAGCATTATCGCGTTCACTAAATATTCCTGCAGTTTTGATGTTGCAAGATTTCAGCGTAAATAAATTTTATGAAGAGCTGCAGAAATTCAAATTAAGAAATATCAATAAAACACCTGACCATTACGGATTATCACTGATTTTAGGAGGCGCAGAAAGTAATTTATGGGATTTATGCCGAACGTACGCGAATCTTTCGTCTACGGTCAATTATTACACTAAAAATAAAGGACAATACAGAACCAACGAATTTACAGAACTCAATTATAAAAACGATTTTAAGCCCGATTTTGGATCAGAAACCAATCAGAAGAATATTTTAGGTGCAGGATCAATTTGGCTGACGTACAACGCCATGGAAGAAGTCAACAGACCGGAAGGAGACGAAGCCTGGAAATTTTACGACAGTTCGCTTAAAATTGCCTGGAAAACAGGAACCAGTTTCGGAAATCGTGATGCATGGGCAATTGGAACAAATTCCAGATATGTGGTTGGAATCTGGGTTGGAAATGCAACAGGCGAGGGAAGACCAACTTTAACTGGAGTTACAAGCGCAGCGCCAATTTTATTTGATGTTTTTAATTTACTGCCAAGACAAAGATGGTTTGATACGCCGTATAACGATTTGGCAGAAGTTGAGGTTTGTCGCTTAAGCGGTTATTTGGCAAAAGATAATTGCCCGAAAATCAAACAATGGGTTACTAAAAAAGGAAAATCTACTAAAGTTTGTCCGTATCATAAAACCATTCATTTAGATAAAACAGAACAATTTCAGGTAAATAGCAGCTGTGAAAATGTAGATAATATTGTGACTAAGAGTTGGTTTGTACTGCCTCCGGTTATGGCCTGGTATTACAAAAGCCAGCATATAGAATATCTGCCTCTGCCTCCGTTTAAAGAAGGCTGTGAAGGAACACAAACCACAACGATGGATTTTATTTATCCAAAGGCAAACAGTAAAATTTACTTAACAAAAGATTTTAACAGCAATGTGCAGCCTGTGATTTTAAAAGTTGCTTATTCTGAAAGAGATAAAGAATTGTTCTGGTACATTGATGATGTGTACAAGGCAACAACCAAAACGTTTCATGAATTGCCAATTACGCCAACAACAGGAACGCATTATATTACAGTCGTTGATGCCTCTGGAAATGAAATTAGAAGAAAAATTGAGATTGTAAGGTAA
- the mutY gene encoding A/G-specific adenine glycosylase, with amino-acid sequence MDFHNKLIKWYLQNKRDLPWRKTVDPYQIWLSEIMLQQTRVVQGMPYFFAFTKEFPTVFDLANASEEKVLKLWQGLGYYSRARNLHNTAKYVAYDLDGIFPLSYKDLLNLKGVGEYTAAAIASFSYNEAVPVVDGNVFRVLSRYFNIESDIALPATKKEFAKLASELMPKDNPAIFNQAIMEFGALQCVPKNPVCKTCVFNDSCLALQKKKVNSLPVKLKKTKITKRFFNYLILEDHLGNTLIQKRTAKGIWHNLYEFPLLETKEIAGFDYVSAAVKSEIFSDYTIIGIEECAEAAIIHKLSHQHLHIQFWKVKIKETLENGIDAKNLKTFPFPIVIYNFIEKQEIIC; translated from the coding sequence ATGGATTTTCATAACAAACTGATAAAATGGTATTTACAAAATAAACGTGATCTTCCATGGCGAAAAACCGTCGATCCTTATCAAATTTGGCTCTCAGAAATTATGCTGCAACAGACAAGAGTTGTGCAGGGAATGCCTTACTTTTTTGCTTTTACAAAGGAATTTCCTACTGTTTTTGACCTCGCAAATGCCTCAGAAGAGAAGGTTTTGAAACTTTGGCAGGGACTTGGCTACTACTCACGTGCCAGAAACCTGCATAATACAGCCAAATATGTTGCCTATGATCTGGACGGAATTTTTCCGCTTTCCTATAAAGATTTACTTAATTTAAAAGGTGTGGGCGAATATACGGCCGCGGCTATAGCATCTTTCTCTTATAATGAAGCTGTTCCTGTGGTCGATGGAAATGTTTTTCGTGTTTTGTCCAGATATTTTAATATTGAATCGGATATTGCGCTGCCGGCAACGAAAAAAGAATTTGCAAAACTGGCCTCAGAATTAATGCCAAAAGACAATCCTGCCATTTTTAATCAGGCGATAATGGAGTTTGGTGCCCTGCAGTGTGTTCCAAAAAATCCTGTTTGTAAAACTTGTGTTTTTAACGACAGCTGCCTGGCATTACAGAAAAAGAAAGTCAATTCGCTGCCTGTAAAATTAAAAAAGACAAAAATTACAAAACGTTTCTTTAATTATCTCATTTTAGAAGATCATTTGGGAAATACACTTATACAAAAACGAACCGCAAAGGGAATCTGGCATAATTTATACGAATTTCCTCTTTTGGAAACCAAAGAGATTGCAGGTTTTGACTACGTTTCTGCAGCTGTTAAAAGTGAAATCTTTTCAGACTATACTATTATAGGTATAGAAGAATGTGCTGAAGCAGCAATAATTCATAAACTTTCACATCAGCATCTGCATATTCAGTTCTGGAAAGTAAAAATAAAAGAGACTCTCGAAAACGGGATTGATGCGAAAAACCTAAAAACTTTTCCTTTTCCTATCGTTATTTATAATTTTATAGAAAAGCAGGAAATAATTTGCTAA